GTTTTTGAATGGGCTGGAAAAGATAGAGCTGAGCTTAGACTATTTGATACTTTTGCTAAACGATCACCATTTAATCCAAATTATATACAAAATTTCGTTCCAGGTAAAGAACTTAAAAAATATTCAAAAATAATTTTTGATGAGTTAAAAGAACAAAACTATCTAAAAAATAGCAAAGATTTAAATTCTTTTGCAAAAGGTATGGCAAATTTTTTAATGGAGTTAAACGCACTTCATCCATTCCGTGAAGGAAATGGTAGGACGCAGCGGATATTTTGCAATGAATTAGCTAAAAATGCAGGATATAAAATGGATTTAAATTTAATTTCAAATGAAAAAATGCTAATTGCAAGTGTTGAAGCTTCTCAAATAAAACCTGCAAAACTCGAAGCACTTATAAAAGCAAATTTAAAGAGCTTTAAACAAAATTTAGCCAAAGAACAAGGAATATTTTTTTAATGTCTAAAACATATGATTTAAACATTTTAAAGATATTTTTTAGATATTCTAATAATATTAAATACTTTTTTATAATCTTAATTTCATTTATTCTTGTTGGTGTGCTTATTTTTTACACTTTTAATCTTAAATTTAATACAACTGCTTCGATGCCACTTGGAATATATCAAATCCAAAATACTACACCAAAAAAAGGAGATTTAGTTATTTTAAAAATTCCACAAAATAGTGAAATTTTATTAAAAAGAGTAGTTGCTGCAAATGGAGATTTTGTAAAAGTTGATAAAAATGGTGTTTTTATCAATGAAATTTTAGTAAAAAATAGCACTATTTTTAAATTTGATACAAAAGGTAATCCTTTACAGAACGCAAATATAAATAGAAAATTGCAACCAAATGAAATTTTTGTAATGGGAGATCATAAAAGAAGCTTTGATAGTAGGTATTTTGGGATTATAAACACAAACGATATAAAAATACAAAAAGTAAGAGAAATTTTAACCTGGAACAACAATGGATAAAAAAGCTATCATAAATGAAATCGCACAAAAACACAATATTATTTTAGATGAAAATGATCCAATTTTGGCAGTTGTTAGTGCAAATGAAACTATATTTAACGAGTTTGAAAAAAGACTTGAAAACATGTTAATAAAACAAAAAATGGATTTAGAAAGCTATAAAAATAACATTATACAAGAGTTTAAAAACCAAGATAAGATTATTTTTGATATTTTAGAACACACTGCAAAACTTCAAAACTCACAAATCAAAATAAATACTGACAATGATACAAATAAAAAAGACACCAAAGATATAAATTATAAGATAATTTTCATTTCTGCTGGTCTGCAAATTATATTTTTTCTTGTTGGAATAATTATCGGAATTTTTCTAAACTTGAACTAAATTTGATTTTTAAATGAAAAGTGCAATTTTCAATACTAAATTTTATAATGATGATATTATGGGCATTTGTTAAATTTAAAAAATCTACTTTAAGTTTATAAAGCTTAAAGTAAGTAAATTTGTTTAAGTTTTAATGTAAAATTTGGGAAATTTAGCATAATTCTTAAAAAATTAGGTTAAAGAATTTGTATGAAAATTTTTAAATTCTCATACAATCAGTTACATAAAATTAAATTTTATTATTCGAATAAATCATCTATATCTGTTTTATCTTTCGGAAAAACAGAATTTAATGTATCAAGGTGTTCTAATAAATCTTGCTTTATATGTTTATTTTGCATTGGATCTAGCTGAACTATTATTCCTTCTTTTCGTGCTAATTTAATTGCTGGAATAAAATCACTATCGGCAGTAATTAAAATAATTTTTTCAACCTGTTTTTTATTAGCTAGTGTTGCCATGTCTAAACCAATTTTCATATCAACACCTTTTTGTTTAAGATCCATTATAAAATCTTCATCTTTTAATTCTTGTATTGACACTTCACCGTGTATAACTTTTTTAAATAATTTATAATTTTTAAATTTCCATTGTATCAAGTTTGCATCAAAGTTTCCAAGTCTTACAGAACAATAGGGTTGCTGTTTTAAGTCAGATAAAAGTGCTTTTCTAAATTTAAAGAGATCAGTATTTCTTAAATTTAATTGCCTCTTACTTATTGGTAAAGTAACATCTTTTTCCAGTGGTTCACAATCATAAATAAATATTCTATATAGATAATCATTGTTCTTTAACACAGATTTATATATATAATGTCTAAGTCTTTTTGCTATATCTTCAGAATTTGAGACATTAAATTGTGTTTTATATCTTTTCAAAAAGAAAGATAAATCAACTAGCACAGCTGTTTTAAGTGGTTTAAATATCTTGCTGAAATCGGTTTTATAATTAGTTTTAGTTCCCATAATAAATTCCTATAATAAAAATAAATTAAATAAAAGTGCTAAAGACGCTTCCTTAATAATTATATAAGACGTCCATTAGCACACAAATAATTTGCCGTATTATACATTAATTTTAATATATTTGTCAATACCTACAAATAAAATTTTAAGCATTGTAATGTTTTAACTAAAAATCTTAAATCTTATATACTGGTTGATACCCATACCGATATTTTGAGCCTCAATACTTACCCTTTCAAACTCATCGTTTGTAAAATACATCAAAAAAGTTTTAGACCTTTTTTGTCTTTTTGGTGTTAAATTTGATGTCTCACCTCTTGCATTTTCGATAAATTCATCTTCTTTTTTTGTTGTTTTTTTAAATCCCATAATATTTCCTTAACATTTAAATTATATAATTAAGATATTTTATAGATACTTTTTTAATATCCAAACAATATCTAGTTAAAATATTCTTTTGCTACTTGTAAAAGCTCTTTATAAAATGCTTCAAAATCTTGTAAAGCCTTATCATCACTTTTACAAAATTCTTTTATGCTTTTTCCCTCAACTACTGCTTTTTTATAAGCTTGTCTTTCATAAATTACACTTTTTAAAAGAATTAAATCAGTTAAATTTCCTTCTTTTTTTACTTCATTTATATATTTTTGTAAGTTCTCTAACTCTTTTGATAAAAATGGATTTGTAGAAGAGCGGTTTATTAATAAAAGTGCTAGTAAATTTTCATTTAGTTCTTTTACTTCTGCATAAATTTCAAGCATATGATCCAAAACACTAACATCATATTGAGAAGCAATTACTGGAATTATGATGATATTTGAATTAAGCATTGCCTTTCTCATCTCTTTACTATCTCTTCCGCCAGTATCAATTACAATACTATCAAAATTTTCTTTCATCCTTTTTATTTCATCACCTAGACTAAGACCTGTTTTTGAAACATTACTAAAAAGTGGTTTTAATTCGTTTTGACTTCTCATATCTGAAAAAACTTCGGTTGATCTTTGCGGATCTGCATCAATTAATAAAACATTATCCCCATCAAATGAGAGCATTGAAGCTAAATTTACAGCCAAAGTTGTTTTTCCACTTCCGCCTTTTTCATTTACAATAGAAATTACCATAAAAATCCTTTTTTCGTAATCATATCTAAAAAATATTAAAATAAAATTAAACAAATATTTTTACAATATTATTAAAATATCTAATTAATATTTATATTGAATTTAATACCAATACTTCCTGCGTTTTTTTGGTGTTAATTTTAACATTTAAAGAGTTATAATAACTTTTTATAATCTCGAAATTGCTGCCTAATTCAATAGCATTGATCTGCTTATTTATTTTGGAAATTTGCATATCATATTTTTCTAAATATGTTTTAGTATCTACTTTTCTATTTTCATAAAAACCAACTGCGATGTCTTTTACCTTATCAGTATTTTGCAATAAATATAAAAATTTTTCAAATTTTTCAAGCTCTTTATCTTTACCCTCAGAGATAAAATTTAATCTTACCTCTTCATTCATAGCAGAAATTCCACTCATATTTTTATCATCAACATAAAGTCCATCGATTTTTATATCCACTTTTTTTGTTTTCATTTGACTAATTATTTTTTTATCAAAATCAAGCATTTTAAAATCACCCTCAAACAATGAAACACCTGTATTTTCCAATTTGTTTTTTAATCTATTTAAACTTTTTATGCTTTTTTCTCTTATATCTTTTTTTAGTTTTTTATTTAAAAGAATTTCATTTGATTTTATCTCTATAATTTTTTTAAGATATTTTTTTGCTTTTATATCTTGCTTTGATTGTTTATTGATGATATTTATTTTTTCCATATTTTTATCAGTAAATTTAACATCTAAATTATACTCATTTACAACTTCTAAAATTTCTTTTTTAAAGTTAAAATCGCCTGTTATATCAAGTTCTTTTCCGAATCTATCAATAGCAATTTCTAGTGTTTTTAGTAAAAAATCTCTATTGTTGTTTTGCAATGAAATCTTTAAAAAATTTCCCTTATCGATTATTTTATTTTCATCATTTTTATAAACAGCAAAGCCCTCTTTTGTTATATAATCAAAATCTTTAAAAATTTTAGGTTTATCGTTTTTTGAAAAAAGGTTATTTTCATTTATATCTAAATTTGATTTATTTCGTCTAAGTGATAGGTAAATTTCTTCATTTCCCCTATCTTCTAAAATTTCATCTATTAAAAAATCTCTATAAGATTTATACTTGTATTTTTGATAGATAAAATCCCTTTTTTCTTTTACTTTTTCTCTTTTTTGGCTTTTTGAAGTATATTTGTTTTTATAAATTTTTTGAATTTCTTTTTCTAAATTTTTAAGCTCTAATTGTTTTTTATGTTTTTTTTCATTTTCCAAAGCTCTATATACATTCCAACAATTGCTATGAATTTGCTCTTTTTTCGTCGGTTCATAATTAAAACTACTTTTTTGATTAGATTTTATATTTATAAAGGTATCTAAATTTATTTTTCCAAATCTTTTTTCAAGCATTTGTTTGGATAAATTTCTATTAATACTACTTGCTTTACAAAATAACTTTTCGCTTTTACTTGATATACAAAAACCATTTCTTCGCTCTTTAAATTCAAGATCATGCTGACCTAATAAATAAACTATTTCGTCGAATTTTAAATCCTCTTTTTTAAAAATATTTTTTAACTTGTTATCTAATTTTTCTTTTACCCAACTTTCAAACGACAAAGTGTAGCTATGATCATATTTTTTACTTTGTTTTTGAAAATTTGACATGTGATTATCTTTTTTAAGATTATATTTTCTTTCAAGTTTTATAGCTGTTTCTTGTAAAATTTTAACATCATTGTATGGGTTTTTTACCCTACAAGTAATTGGATCTATTTTATTTATTGCAATATGCATATGTAAGTTATTTGTGTTTGAATGAACTACGCTTAATCTTTGATGATTTTGCATTCCTAAGGCTTTGGCAATCTCATCTTCTATTTTTTTCATTAGTTTAATACTTGGATTTTCATCTTCTCTAAAAGAAACAACTAAGTGCATTGTCTTATCTTGTTTTGTGGTAGTATTTAATTTTTGAGTATTTAAAATTTCAGCAATATTATCTTCTTTGGTGTTAAACGAGCAGTTAGAAAAATTATAGGCTTCAACTTTTTCCATTTCATTTTTTTCATCCAGTATATAATTAATTAAAATTTTAGCATTGCTATTATTTTCATCAAGTATATAATTTGCTAAATTTTTAAAATTTGACTTATTTTTTTTAAATAAAACTTTTTTAATTATCATCGATCTCTTTCATTAATTTTAAGGCTTCTTGTTTTAATAAATCTTGCAGCTCTAAAATTTCATCAACTATCTTATCTATGTCATCATAACTTCTTTTATCAGAAAAATTAGGTTTTTCATCATAATTTAAAGTAAGCCAATATTTAAAAAGACCGCCAAGCC
Above is a window of Campylobacter ureolyticus ACS-301-V-Sch3b DNA encoding:
- the lepB gene encoding signal peptidase I yields the protein MSKTYDLNILKIFFRYSNNIKYFFIILISFILVGVLIFYTFNLKFNTTASMPLGIYQIQNTTPKKGDLVILKIPQNSEILLKRVVAANGDFVKVDKNGVFINEILVKNSTIFKFDTKGNPLQNANINRKLQPNEIFVMGDHKRSFDSRYFGIINTNDIKIQKVREILTWNNNG
- a CDS encoding Fic/DOC family protein — translated: MNDIFEELITNNKLGIKNYDKFEKTSRKYTANRIFEIQKNPIKGNFDYQHLKDIHKFIFQDVFEWAGKDRAELRLFDTFAKRSPFNPNYIQNFVPGKELKKYSKIIFDELKEQNYLKNSKDLNSFAKGMANFLMELNALHPFREGNGRTQRIFCNELAKNAGYKMDLNLISNEKMLIASVEASQIKPAKLEALIKANLKSFKQNLAKEQGIFF
- a CDS encoding AAA family ATPase; protein product: MVISIVNEKGGSGKTTLAVNLASMLSFDGDNVLLIDADPQRSTEVFSDMRSQNELKPLFSNVSKTGLSLGDEIKRMKENFDSIVIDTGGRDSKEMRKAMLNSNIIIIPVIASQYDVSVLDHMLEIYAEVKELNENLLALLLINRSSTNPFLSKELENLQKYINEVKKEGNLTDLILLKSVIYERQAYKKAVVEGKSIKEFCKSDDKALQDFEAFYKELLQVAKEYFN
- a CDS encoding NYN domain-containing protein, which gives rise to MGTKTNYKTDFSKIFKPLKTAVLVDLSFFLKRYKTQFNVSNSEDIAKRLRHYIYKSVLKNNDYLYRIFIYDCEPLEKDVTLPISKRQLNLRNTDLFKFRKALLSDLKQQPYCSVRLGNFDANLIQWKFKNYKLFKKVIHGEVSIQELKDEDFIMDLKQKGVDMKIGLDMATLANKKQVEKIILITADSDFIPAIKLARKEGIIVQLDPMQNKHIKQDLLEHLDTLNSVFPKDKTDIDDLFE
- the traI gene encoding TraI/MobA(P) family conjugative relaxase, which translates into the protein MIIKKVLFKKNKSNFKNLANYILDENNSNAKILINYILDEKNEMEKVEAYNFSNCSFNTKEDNIAEILNTQKLNTTTKQDKTMHLVVSFREDENPSIKLMKKIEDEIAKALGMQNHQRLSVVHSNTNNLHMHIAINKIDPITCRVKNPYNDVKILQETAIKLERKYNLKKDNHMSNFQKQSKKYDHSYTLSFESWVKEKLDNKLKNIFKKEDLKFDEIVYLLGQHDLEFKERRNGFCISSKSEKLFCKASSINRNLSKQMLEKRFGKINLDTFINIKSNQKSSFNYEPTKKEQIHSNCWNVYRALENEKKHKKQLELKNLEKEIQKIYKNKYTSKSQKREKVKEKRDFIYQKYKYKSYRDFLIDEILEDRGNEEIYLSLRRNKSNLDINENNLFSKNDKPKIFKDFDYITKEGFAVYKNDENKIIDKGNFLKISLQNNNRDFLLKTLEIAIDRFGKELDITGDFNFKKEILEVVNEYNLDVKFTDKNMEKINIINKQSKQDIKAKKYLKKIIEIKSNEILLNKKLKKDIREKSIKSLNRLKNKLENTGVSLFEGDFKMLDFDKKIISQMKTKKVDIKIDGLYVDDKNMSGISAMNEEVRLNFISEGKDKELEKFEKFLYLLQNTDKVKDIAVGFYENRKVDTKTYLEKYDMQISKINKQINAIELGSNFEIIKSYYNSLNVKINTKKTQEVLVLNSI